In Deltaproteobacteria bacterium, the DNA window CGGCGATGGCGTATCTCGGCTGCGGATTTTACAAAAAGAAAATTCCCCTGCGCGCCATCGGCGTATTTCCCACTTGGGATCGTTTGATCTTCGCCGTGCGCCCAGACATCGGCATCGAGTCACTCGAAGATATTAAAAAACAGAAATATCCGCTGCGCATCTCGACACGCCGGCGCGGCAAACTGGCGACGACCATCTACGCCATCGAAGAAGTACTCAAAGCCTACGGCATGAGCTATCGCGATATCGAAAAGTGGGGCGGCAAGATCATGGAAGCGCCCAACCCCAGCGGCTCGGTGCGCAAAGATCATATTCAATCCGGCAAAGCTGACGCGGTGTTCGACGAAGGCGTCAAAAGCTGGGGCCCGACGGCATTGAACGCCGGCATGCGCTTTTTGCCGATCGATGACAACGCGGCAAAACATATGGCCAAGCTCGGCTTCCCCAGCGCCATGCTCACGCGCAAACACTACCCGAAGTTGGAACAAGACATTCGCTGCGTCGATTTTAGCGGCTGGACATTTTTCTGCCACTCCGATCTGTCCAATGAGATCACCTACCAAATGGCCAAAGCCGTCGACCTTTGCTACAAACAAATTCCCGTCGACCACTTCGACAAACGGCCGATGACCATGCGCGAATTCTGCCGCGGCGGCGAAGCGGGCCAGTTGAATATCCCGCTCCATCCGGGGGCAAAGAAATATTTTCGCGAGAAAGGCTACCTCTAGCCAGTGCCGCACCGACTTAAATCAATTGTTTTCGTTTTAGCCCTCGTCGCGGCGTCCGCCAACGGAGCATTCAATGCCCGCGCTGAACTATTCCGTGTCGCGCTCTCGACCAAAGACTTCGGTTACCTGCCGCTGTTCGTCGGCATGCGTGCCGGCTTGTTCGCCCAGGAGAATCTGGAAATTCAGTGGATTGTCGTCAACAGCAACGTCGTGGTCACTGCGCTGCTCGCCGGCGAGATCGATGTCGCCGGCATCGCCGGATCGTCGATGCGCGCGGCGGCGCGCGGCGCGCCGTTGAAAGCCAATTTTTTCCCCTACGATAAATCGCTCTTTGTATTGATGGGCGCGCCCAACATCAAGCGCGTGCAAGATTTGAAAGGCAAGGTGATCGGCACCACCGGCCCGGGCGCCACCACCGAGGTCGCTGCCTCCATGGTCTTGCAGCACCACGGCATGGACCCAAAAAAAGATGTCACCTTCATGACCATCGGCGGCGCGGAAACTTCCATCGTCGCCATGCGCAACGGCATCATTCACGCTCGCGCCTTCAATCCCGACGCCGCCTACATCATGAAGAAACAGGGCTTCAACGAGCTCGGCGTGCTCGCCGACATGGGCCCATGGCCCTGGGCCGGCTATTCCACTTCCGACGCGCTCCTGGCCAACCGGCGCGACAAACTTAAACGCTGGACCCGGGCGATGGTGAAGAGCTTGCAGTTCATGCTCAACCGCAAAGAAGACACTTACAAATTCGCCCAGGCGGATTTTTCCCACTCGCGCGATGTCATCGAAGGCGCGGCGAATATTTGCATCAAAGCGATCGATGCCGTCAATCCCGGAGGCGCCACCGACGACGCCATGCGCAAAAATATCGATTTGACTATCACCCAGCCGTTAAAACTGCCGGCCAGCCCGCCGATGACGCAACTGGTCGACTTCTCCTTGCTAAGGGAAATCCACAAAGAGCTTGGCATCCCAGGACGAAAATGACCCGAAACGTCGTCAGCGCAATTTTCGCCGCGATCTTGCTGCTCGCACCCTACAAAGTTCAAGCGCAGAGCACTGAAGCCAAGCTTGCGGCGTTGGAAAAATTTTTGCCGGCCGAACGCCAGCAACGTTTGCTCGACGCCGCGAAAGCCGAAGGTGAAGCGGTGATCTACGCCAACATGGACGTCACCGCGATGAAACCGCTCGCCGACGGCTTCATGAAAAAATATCCCGCGGTCAAGGCCACTAGCGTGCATTTCTCCGGCGCCGCGATCATTACCCGGATCGAATCCGAAAGCCGTGTCGGCAAACCCATGTCCGATGTCGTCCTGAGCGGCCAGTTGGGCGTGCTGGCATCCATCGAAAAGCGCATCGCCATGCGCTACCGCTCGCCGGAGCGGGAATCCTTGCGCGATAACTTCAAGGACAAAGACGGCCTGTGGACCGCCTACATGACCAACGTCATGGTCAGCGCCTACAACACCCGCTTAGTGAAAAAAGAAGAACTGCCGCGCAGCGTCGAAGATTTGTTGAAGCCGCGCTGGAAAAATAAACTGGTGATGGACAGCCAGTCCTACGTTTGGTTCGGCACCATGATGCAGTACCTCGGAGAAGAAAACGGCCTGCGCTTCATGAAGCGCTTGAACGAGCAAAATCTACAGCACTCCCGCGGCCGCCGCTTGATGACCCAACTGCTCGCCGCCGGCGAACACGACCTGGCGGTGGAAACCAATTTGAATTCGGTCTTGAGCTTGAGCAAGCAAGGCGCACCGCTCGCTTTCGCGCCGAGCCAACCGTACTTTCTCAGCCCAAGCTTGATGTTCATGAGCGCCAACGCGCCCCATCCCTTCGCCGGCGCGTTGTTTAGCGATTATCTGCTCTCCGAAGAAGGCCAGAAGATTATCGTCACGACAAATAGAATGCCCGCCCACCCGAAAGTAAAATCGCCGGAGAGCCAATTATTGGAAGGCCAAGATGTGCGCATGCCGGACATTTTCGATATAGGACGACGCTATCAACTGATCGGCAACCGCTACCGGGAGATTTTTCCCGGCGCACGATGAATAATTCCAAATTTCAAATTACAGATTCCAAATTGCCGGAATCGGACTTCAATCTGGAATTTGGAATCTGTAATCTGGAATTCGCAAATTAGAATTAAGAAAGGAACAAGCATGGCAAACAAGACCCGCATCACCCTCGGCCTCCCCGACCACCCCCGCTGCCAAGCGATCATCGACGGCAAAGTCGGCATCGAAGGCTATGATCTCGACGTCGACCCCAACTTCGTTTCTTCCGGCGAGCGCCATTACAAATATCTCCATGATCAATGGGATATCGGCGAAGTCTCGGCGGCGAGCTTGATGCGCGCCATTGAGAACGGCCAAGAGCTGCTGGCAATTCCGGTTTTCTTCGAGCGCGGCCCGCGCCAGCGCAATATTTATCACTGCGACAAACATCTGAAATATCCATCGGATCTCAAGGGCAAAAAGTTTGGCTGCTTTCGCTACGGCGCCACCGCCGTAGTTTGGGCGCGCGGCTATTTGCTCGATGCCCACGGCATCAAGACCACCGACATGCAGTGGTTCGTCTCCGGCAGAGAGGTTTTCATCGGCCATGAGTTGCAGGTTAAAGTGCAGCGCATCGATCCGCCGCCGCCCTTCGGCGGCGAAAAGCTCGTGCTGTCCAAAATGCTCAGCGAAGGCGAACTGCACGGCGCGGTGGTTCCCGGCGACAACGGCTATGCCGGCTTTTTCGGCGGCGGCGAGACCCCGCCAATGATGGCCGCCTACGCGGGAGTCAAACCGCTCTTCGATAACAACCAAGAGATTCTCGATTACGTGAAAAAAACCGGCATCAACCCGATCATGCATGTGCTGTCGATCCGCAAGAAAGTCGTCGAACAGCATCCCGACCTGCCGGCAAAGCTAACGCGTGCCTTCATGGAAGCGCGCGATGTCGCGTCGCAGTACATGCCGGCGGCAGAAATCGCCGGTTACCAGAAAGAACGCGATGCGCTGGGCGAAGATCCCTATGACTACGTGATGCACGATAACGAAAAACGCACCCTGGCGGCGATGAACCGCTACCAGATCGAGCAGGGCTTGATGAAAACCACGCTGCCCATGGACGAGATCTTTATCGGACACGTCTGAGACGCCAAGAGTGATGATGCTGCGATCGACCTTGGTCCTATTCGTCCTATCTGTCCTATTCTCCTTAGCCCGCGCCGAGGACGAGGTCGTTCTCTACAGCTCACTCAACAACGAGCAGATCGTCACGCTGGTCGACGCCTTCAAGAAAAAATATCCGGCGATCAAGCCGTCCTTCTACCGCGGCACCAGCGAACGCGTCTTACAGCGCGCCAGCACCGAAGCGAAAGCCGGCCGCTTCGCCGTCGATGTCCTCACCTCCGCGGGATTTCAGGTGCAGTTAATGAAAGAGACCGGTCTCACCCAGCGTTTCGTGCCGCTGGAAGCCGCGGCCTATGACGAAGGCTTTAAAGATCCCGATGGCCATTGGGTCAACGTTCACTCGCTGCTCAACTCCATGGCGTATAACACCCAGCATGTGAAATCGAATGAAGCGCCGAAGAAATACGAAGATCTTTTGGCGCCGCGCTGGAAAGGCCGCATCGGCGTCAATCTTTTAGACCCCGAGTGGTACGTCAGCCTGCAGCGGCGCTGGGGCAAGGACAAAGCGCGAAATTATTTGAAAGCGCTCGCCGCTCAACAACCGGCATTGCGCGACGGTCACAACATCACGGCGCAACTTCTAGCCGCCGGCGAATTTCACGTCGTCAGCAACACCTACGCTCACATTGCCGCGCGCATCAAGGGCCAAGGCGGCCCGGTGCAATATGTTTTCGACGAGCCGGTGATTACCTACGTCCATCCCATCGCGTTGGCCAAAGGCGCGCCCCATCCGGGCGCTGGCAAACTGCTGATCGGCTTCATTCTATCCGTAGAAGGACAACGCATGTTGCGCAAGCAGGGACGAATCCCCAGTCATCGCGACATCGACCCGCAAATTTTCTCCCTGCGCAACGTGAAACTACAAGCAAGCGATCCGCGCCAAGCGAAAGAATATGGTCCAGCGGGCGAAGAGTTCCGCGCAATCTTCGGCGCGCGATAAGGAAACACGATGAACCTATTCCCTGCCCTGCGAACCACTCCCCTCCCCGGCGGCTACATGGGAAAAATTCTCCGCGTCAATTTAACCGACGGCAAGCTCACCGACGAGAATCTGCCCGAAGAACCGATCTTAAAAAAGTTCATCGGCGGCCAGGCGCTGGCTTTATACATTTTAATGAATGAGTTGCCGCTCAACGCGACGCCCTTCGGCCCGGAAAATAAAGTTGTCATGATGACCGGCCCGCTCACCGGCAACGGATTTACGCCCGGCGGCACGAAGATGACCGCGGTCTACTTGAGCCCGCTCACCAACACCACACTCGGCCGCGGCGCCACCAGCGGCTACTGGGCGACTTATCTCAAAGCCGCCGGCTACGACGGCGTCATTGTCGAGGGCGTTTCGCCGAAGCCGGTCTATCTCTACATCAAAGATGGCCATGCCGAATTGTGCGACGGCGCCAAAGTCTGGGGCCTCGGCACCCGCGACACCGAAGATCGCCTGCGCGAGATCGTCGGCAACCGCGACGCTAGAGTTCTGTGCATCGGCCCAGCGGGAGAAAACCTGAACCGTGGCGCGATGCTCGCCAACGACTACAACCATTTCGCCGCCCATAGCGGCGGCGCCGTGCTCGGTTCGAAAAAATTGAAAGCCATCGTCGTCAGCGGCACGTTGCGGCCGGGCCATCGTGATAAAGCCAAACTCGCCGACGCCGGTTTGCGTTGGCGCAACGTCTTGCAGCAACACGATGTCAAGAAAAAGAAAACCAAATACGGCCACGGCGACGCCTGGGGCGCGCTGAATAATTTAAATTGGCGCAGCACCGACATCCAGCCGGCGCACATCGCCGGCTTCGCCGACAACGACGTCGTGCTCCGTCCCTGCTTCCAATGCGCGCGCATGTGTCCCTGGGACGCCAAGTTGGGCGCCGGCGAATTCAAAGGCACCGTCGTTCACTTCAACGCCGGCGGCGAATGGCTCGACAGCTTTTTTAATCTCGGCATCAAAGGCAACGCCGTGCTCTACTTAGCCGAGAAGATCAACAATCTCGGCATCGAGTGCAGTCACTTCTCCTGCGGCGCCGGCGTCGCGTTTGAAGCATGGGAGAAGGGCTTACTCGGTCCGGATCGAACCAACGGCTTGAAACTCGAATGGGGCAACGTCGAAGCTGTAGACAAATTGCTCGACATGGCGGCGCGGCGCGAAGGCTGGCTCGGTAATCTGCTCGCCGAAGGTCCCAAGCAACTCGCCGAGGCGCTCGGCGGCGACGCGCCCAATTGGGCGGTGCACACCAAAGGCGGCACGCCGGCAATGCACGAATGGCGCCCATTGCTCGGCCAAATGTTGAGAGAACTAGTCGCCAGCGGCGGCATGAAACCGCAGGGCGGCGGCTCGAAAAATCCCCCACCCGATCTGCGCGACAACGAAAATTGGGGCCCGTTGGAAATGGACAACCCAGAAGGTTGGGTCTGGTCCCATGTGCTTTCAGAACAGTACCGCCAGTTCACCGGCATCTTCGGTGGCTGCTGGTTCGCCCAGGAGGTGCACAAGAAAGATGGATTGAATTCCATCGTCGATGCTTTCAATGCCATCACCGGCTGGAATTTTTCCATGGAAGAAGCATTGCAAGCCGGCCACCGCAGCATGATCTTGCAAAGCCTCTTCGGTACTCAACGCGGCTGGATCGCCGACTTCGACTGGCAAGACGTCGGCCCAAGATTCTTAGAACCGATCCCCGACGGCAAGTACAAAGGCTTCACCATCGCCAAATGGCTGCCGGACATGATCTGGGACTACTACAAAAAATCCGGCCGCCATGAGCGCACCGGCCGGCCGTTCAAAGACACCTTGGAGAAACTTGGGTTGGAAGAATTCGCAGTGTGGAGTCAGGAGGCCGGACAGCTTTAGTCAGTTAACGGCTTGCAATCACCGGCAAGCCCTTTTACCATTAAAGCCGTCTTTGCAGGAGAGTAAAATGAGCATACCAGAGGTAAAGGTCAACCACCCTTACATCATGTCACACAAGGACTACTGCGGCGGCAGCCCGGTCATTCGCGGTACACGCTTCCCCGTACGATCGGTGGTCAACTATGTTCTCTATCAAGGACTATCGCCCGAAGAACTGGTCAAAGAGTTTTCTCATCTGAATCTCGCCCAAGTTTACGATGCGCTGTCTTATTACTACGATCACAGAGAAGCCATCGACCACGATATTCTCGAAAGCTCCGAAGCACCGAACGATTCTGCCGGGTGAAACGTGGCTGCCATCTCACTCCTTTTGGATGAGGATGTGCGGCCGTTGCTTGGCGAAATTCTTCGCGACCGGGGCTACGATGTTGTCCATGTCGCAGACAGGAGTCGTGCCGGCCTGATTGACGTCGAGCAACTCGCGTTTGCGGTGATCGAGCGGCGTGCGATCTTGACCTACAACGTCAAAGATTTTGTCCTCCTGGACAAAACCTATCGCGGAACGGGCAAAGAACACTGCGGCATCATCCTATCTAAGCAAATTCCTTTTAGAGATTTGCTGCAACGCACCCTGCGATTTCTAAACCGACATACCCGTGAATCGCTGCACAACAATCTCTTCTGGCTCACGGATTAACGTCTGCGAGCCAAAGCGCGTGAACAACCAGCCTACGGCAACGCCTCCAAAAGACGGCTCGCCCCCGTCAACGGATTTTTAATTTTCAACAGCTTCTGCACATACCAAACTCGCGCGGCGACGGGATGGACGACCGGCACGCCGAGATCGTTTTCCGCCGTGACGATGTCTTTGATTCCCCAAGCACCGGAACCCAGTAAGTAAATTCCCTGCGCCGTCGGATGTTTGTTGAATGACGCTTTCAAATGCCGATAGATCGTTTCGCTAGAAATCCCGTCCGCTTCGCTGGGCGAAGTATCCATGCCTTCCATGCCCAGCACTTCAAATCCGCAATCGCTAAAATAGCGCGTGAAGACATCGTTCATCTTCTGATCGCGGAAGTAAGTGCAACCGACGAATTTTTTGATTCCGAGCGCGCGCAATGCTTGCGCTTGTGACATGCCGGAAGTGAAGATTGGAATTTTATATTTCGCTTCCCAGCCGCTGACGATCTCCTGTTCCGCCTTGTGGCCGCGCACCATGAACGGCGGGCCGCCCTCGGGATGCATCAGATCGACGCCGATCTCCGCCAGCTCCGCGACCTTGGCGTGATAAGTTTCCATCGCGCCGAGATAGCCGCGCTCCGAATGTTCCTTGATGCCGGCGTACATAGGAATGCAGCCGACGCCTTCGGGCAACAGTCGAATAAACTCCACTAGCGATCCCGAACCGTACGTCGGTTTAATCACGCCGACAATGCCGCGCCATGTTCCTGAAGCCATGAGAGGTCTCCTTATTTATTCGAATTCAAAGTCGAAGCCACGCTAGTCGCTACCGACGATAAAAAACAAGAGCCTTTTACCGCCATTCAGTTGACGGCGGCAAAAGGTAAGTGGTACATCCACGCTGTTAGCGCACAAGTAAGCCGAAAGGACCCGCATGGCCAACAAACCGACCGACACTCTCATTCAAGAATACGGCAACCTGGTGCCCACAGGCCGGCTGCTCGACGGCAAGCCGCGCAGCATTTTATTCGACGCGACCAAGTGCATCGGCTGCCGCCACTGCGTGCAGGCGTGCAAAGACTGGAACGATCACGACCGCACTAGCTTGTATGAATTGTCCAGCACCAATTGGATCACCATGGAGCCGCCGGTGCTCGAAGGGTTGTCGCCGCTGTGGGCGAGAAACAGTTGCATGCACTGCGACTTCGCCGCCTGCGCCGCCGTGTGTCCGGTGGAAGCGATCACCAAATATGAAGAAGGTCCGGTGGTCATCAACAAAGATGTCTGCATCGGCTGCGAGTACTGCATTCACGCCTGCCCCTGGGAAGTCATCACCAAGAATGAAATCACCGGCAAAGCGAGCAAATGCACCATGTGCAGCGACCGCATCAGCGAAGACAAGCAGCCCTTCTGCGTCCAGGCCTGTCCGGTCGATGCTCTCGACTTTGGCCTGACCGAAGAGATATCGGCAAAAGCGAAGCAGCAAGCCGAAACGGTGGGCGGCTACACCTACGGCGAAAAAGAAGCCGGCGGCGGCAGCGTCGTCTATGTCTTGAAAGAAGGCAAAGAAAACTATGGCCTGCGCGACATCGCCGCGGGCAGATTTCCCAAGCACAAGATCCCGCTCGGCCTGATGTTGAAAGATCTATTCACGCCGCGCTGCGGCATCGCCGGCAAGATGCGCGCGCTCTGGCTCGCGGTCACGCATCCAAAGCGGCTTATCTACCGGTATTTCTCGTGACCCGAAAATTGCGGAGCAATCGTCAGTGAGCTGCTCTTTCTTAGTTCCTTCTCCCCTTGCGGGAGAAGGTTAGGATGAGGGGTATTTTGTAGGGGCGTATTGCATACGCCCTCCGGCACCCTCACCTCAATCCTCTCCCATCAAGGGAGAGGAGGTCGGAATTAATGCGCTGCGAATGAAAATATTCCATACCACGATTGCAGTTTTCATGCTCTTCGCGCTCGCGACAAGCGTC includes these proteins:
- a CDS encoding ABC transporter substrate-binding protein translates to MPHRLKSIVFVLALVAASANGAFNARAELFRVALSTKDFGYLPLFVGMRAGLFAQENLEIQWIVVNSNVVVTALLAGEIDVAGIAGSSMRAAARGAPLKANFFPYDKSLFVLMGAPNIKRVQDLKGKVIGTTGPGATTEVAASMVLQHHGMDPKKDVTFMTIGGAETSIVAMRNGIIHARAFNPDAAYIMKKQGFNELGVLADMGPWPWAGYSTSDALLANRRDKLKRWTRAMVKSLQFMLNRKEDTYKFAQADFSHSRDVIEGAANICIKAIDAVNPGGATDDAMRKNIDLTITQPLKLPASPPMTQLVDFSLLREIHKELGIPGRK
- a CDS encoding extracellular solute-binding protein; this translates as MTRNVVSAIFAAILLLAPYKVQAQSTEAKLAALEKFLPAERQQRLLDAAKAEGEAVIYANMDVTAMKPLADGFMKKYPAVKATSVHFSGAAIITRIESESRVGKPMSDVVLSGQLGVLASIEKRIAMRYRSPERESLRDNFKDKDGLWTAYMTNVMVSAYNTRLVKKEELPRSVEDLLKPRWKNKLVMDSQSYVWFGTMMQYLGEENGLRFMKRLNEQNLQHSRGRRLMTQLLAAGEHDLAVETNLNSVLSLSKQGAPLAFAPSQPYFLSPSLMFMSANAPHPFAGALFSDYLLSEEGQKIIVTTNRMPAHPKVKSPESQLLEGQDVRMPDIFDIGRRYQLIGNRYREIFPGAR
- a CDS encoding extracellular solute-binding protein — translated: MMMLRSTLVLFVLSVLFSLARAEDEVVLYSSLNNEQIVTLVDAFKKKYPAIKPSFYRGTSERVLQRASTEAKAGRFAVDVLTSAGFQVQLMKETGLTQRFVPLEAAAYDEGFKDPDGHWVNVHSLLNSMAYNTQHVKSNEAPKKYEDLLAPRWKGRIGVNLLDPEWYVSLQRRWGKDKARNYLKALAAQQPALRDGHNITAQLLAAGEFHVVSNTYAHIAARIKGQGGPVQYVFDEPVITYVHPIALAKGAPHPGAGKLLIGFILSVEGQRMLRKQGRIPSHRDIDPQIFSLRNVKLQASDPRQAKEYGPAGEEFRAIFGAR
- a CDS encoding DUF433 domain-containing protein, with amino-acid sequence MSAPAGRSKTPWRNLGWKNSQCGVRRPDSFSQLTACNHRQALLPLKPSLQESKMSIPEVKVNHPYIMSHKDYCGGSPVIRGTRFPVRSVVNYVLYQGLSPEELVKEFSHLNLAQVYDALSYYYDHREAIDHDILESSEAPNDSAG
- a CDS encoding 4Fe-4S dicluster domain-containing protein, with the translated sequence MANKPTDTLIQEYGNLVPTGRLLDGKPRSILFDATKCIGCRHCVQACKDWNDHDRTSLYELSSTNWITMEPPVLEGLSPLWARNSCMHCDFAACAAVCPVEAITKYEEGPVVINKDVCIGCEYCIHACPWEVITKNEITGKASKCTMCSDRISEDKQPFCVQACPVDALDFGLTEEISAKAKQQAETVGGYTYGEKEAGGGSVVYVLKEGKENYGLRDIAAGRFPKHKIPLGLMLKDLFTPRCGIAGKMRALWLAVTHPKRLIYRYFS